A window of Hevea brasiliensis isolate MT/VB/25A 57/8 chromosome 14, ASM3005281v1, whole genome shotgun sequence contains these coding sequences:
- the LOC110650612 gene encoding F-box/kelch-repeat protein At3g23880-like yields MMMKHKTLTTMLSIPQDLIMEILPKLPVKSLLRFKSVCKSWKSIITDPQFARLHSGPARLLIKCNGVEYHSVDCEALVDNCGYDKAIVKLQFPIKDYGWLPILASCNGLICFGLSGKLYVWNPSTGDFKQLRKSSSRSLQCGLGYDKSIDDYKVVVIGYTGRLSLVDVLTLRTNTWRRTQDFNYCFGVRNAIFVNGALHWEAYSDSTDGIISNLVAFDLAEETSRIIPIPEYERISSLYNWLGVLGGCLCLCCKTESGVDVWIMKEYGVKESWMKLISIPSQVFKDWNLVSRPFRPLVYCRDGGIVGIINNKILVKCNLNNNSFQLIKTYNDGKFNIDDVIVYEESLVSPR; encoded by the coding sequence ATGATGATGAAGCACAAAACGTTGACAACAATGCTAAGCATTCCTCAAGATTTGATTATGGAGATTCTCCCAAAATTACCTGTTAAGTCTTTGTTGCGGTTCAAGAGCGTATGCAAATCATGGAAATCCATCATCACCGACCCACAATTTGCTAGACTGCATTCTGGACCAGCTAGATTATTGATAAAGTGTAATGGAGTTGAATATCATTCTGTGGATTGTGAAGCGCTAGTGGACAATTGTGGTTATGATAAAGCAATTGTGAAACTCCAATTTCCTATCAAAGATTATGGTTGGCTCCCTATTCTTGCCTCTTGCAATGGTCTAATATGCTTTGGTCTTTCAGGCAAGCTTTACGTATGGAATCCATCAACAGGAGACTTTAAGCAATTGCGTAAATCTAGCAGTCGCAGTCTCCAATGTGGTCTTGGTTACGATAAATCCATTGATGATTACAAGGTGGTAGTAATTGGTTACACCGGACGGCTAAGTCTTGTTGACGTGCTTACCCTCAGAACAAACACTTGGAGAAGGACTCAGGATTTCAATTATTGCTTTGGTGTACGAAATGCAATCTTTGTGAACGGAGCTCTTCATTGGGAAGCTTATTCTGATTCAACTGATGGTATAATTTCTAACTTGGTAGCCTTTGATCTTGCAGAGGAGACAAGTCGTATCATTCCAATACCTGAATATGAAAGGATTTCCAGTTTGTATAACTGGTTGGGTGTTTTAGGAGGATGCCTATGTTTATGTTGCAAAACTGAAAGTGGGGTTGATGTATGGATAATGAAGGAGTATGGGGTGAAAGAATCTTGGATGAAATTGATTTCAATTCCATCTCAAGTCTTCAAGGATTGGAATCTGGTTAGTCGTCCTTTCAGACCACTTGTCTATTGTAGGGATGGAGGTATAGTtggaataattaataataaaattctagTAAAATGCAACCTAAACAATAATAGTTTCCAACTTATCAAGACTTACAATGATGGAAAATTTAATATCGATGATGTTATTGTATATGAGGAGAGTTTAGTTTCACCTAGATAG
- the LOC131173254 gene encoding uncharacterized protein LOC131173254 — translation MIIFHWSSRLLSESWDRLSLGFEYHTADCEALGTIVLMMKQLWNSNFLSKVIVAIGVDVWIMKEYEVKELQRGNCFSISLLYMRRVMYHLDRHWLKGVAICNCPILF, via the exons ATGATAATCTTTCATTGGAGTTCTAGGTTATTGAGTGAGTCCTGGGACCGTCTGAGTCTTGGATTTGAATATCATACTGCTGATTGTGAAGCGCTAGGGACAATTGTGCTTATGATGAAGCAATTGTGGAACTCCAATTTCCTATCAAAG GTTATCGTTGCTATTGGGGTTGATGTATGGATAATGAAGGAGTATGAAGTGAAAGAACTACAGAGGGGGAATTGTTTCTCAATCAGTTTATTATACATGAGGAGAGTTATGTATCACCTTGATAGACACTGGTTAAAG GGTGTGGCCATCTGCAATTGCCCTATACTCTTCTGA